Sequence from the Carassius auratus strain Wakin unplaced genomic scaffold, ASM336829v1 scaf_tig00016351, whole genome shotgun sequence genome:
TTATTTGAGAACAATTCCTGGATGATTTTCCAGTTACTAAAGGTTTGTAAATGGATTTTGATATCGAATGGCTTTGAATAGGTCCCTTTTTAGTTTTAATTGAATTTTGCCTGTTTACTTGAGGACCATTTTGTGCCATAAGcttaaaaatggaataaaatctAAACAATAATTGGCCGCTACTCGGACCAGGCTGATGCTTGTGCACTGTGACACATCTTTGCTGTTCATTTAGCTGATATGAGAGCAGTTTCTTTGGCTTTTACTTCTCCACATTGTTTTAAAGAACTAAATACAAGCCTGCTGGTTACAGCAGTGGACATGTTAGTAATGAGTATGATGATGGGGTAGTATTGTTACTCTTGTACTGTGGGGTTTGTGTACTTTACGAACCATATGCAAGAGTGTCTTTCTTTTCCAGCTAACTCTCATGTTTGACTGAATCAGACGTGTGAGAAGTTTTCCTCATGATAACTGCTCCTGTACAAAGGGCATCCGTTTGCATTAAATGTGTTATTTCAAAAGTGATTGTACTGTTTTGTATTGTTGTGTAGGGGATGTGTTATGTATGCATATTTTCAATAAAGCATTCAGGGTTTTGAAACACAATGAAGCATTCCAACTGGTCTGCATGGGTTAAACTGTGCCCCTTTACCTTCACAGAATATTTGGGTACTTTTGGTTATTTGGTGACAAAAATAACCCTGCTACAATAAGGCAGAATAGTAATAGTGAGAGATGTACAATCATTATCACATAAAATTAGGACAACTACAAAGAATATTACTTTAATATTGCTATAAAGACACCATATGAATTTTTTCATAGCATTTAAATActactttttttaaactaaagatataattacaattaaaatcaatatacaaatattcattatttacacgaaataaaataaaaaatgcgtaTATAAAACCTGTAATGACAGTTATGATCCAAatagaaataacagtaaaaataacaaatgctatttttaaataaaaatttaataaataacatcTTACTGCAAaccacaatacatttatttattcataaaccaaagataaaaccaaataaacaaaccacaacattacaaattaaattaaataaatattattatttaaaaaataataacagttgttACAGGTAAAAGAGGTAGACATAGTTATTAATAAAACAGATCCTAATATCTTTTTAAAAGGAGTAAGTTTGTGAAAGCGACTTAGTGGTGTTTGCGTGGCAGCTTCGCCCCGCCCCCTACGTCCTCTATCGCGCGCGCGCACGCTGCGTCCTGTCGTCCGCTACAGTCATGGCGGCTCCGGTCGCTCCTCTCGATGAAGACTGGGCGGATTTTAACGAATTCAAAGTAGCCGAGTCGCACACCAGCTGGACCGCGGCACCGGAGAATTCACCGCAGATCCTATGTTCCATATCTTTCGACGAGACGCTGAGCGCGAGCTTCCCTTCCTCTCTCAGCGCGTGCACGAACGTCTCAGTGAGTGAGTCCGAGCTGCTGCGCGACGACGAGTGAGTAACAAAAACATACTCCAAATATTATAACAACGTGAAATATGGCATGGAGTATTTCATGTTTTAAACCGTAAATATGTTTGTGTAAATATACTCGCTCCAGTTTTAATTAACGTTACTGAAATGAGAAGATAAATAGTGGTTAGGTTTCatattttttgctgtttatttaCACTACAAAAGTACCATGATTTACTGTGCTAGTACCCTGGTATTCTGGGAAATACCTTTATTGTAAGGGTATTTTGCATATGTTATATTagcataaaactaaatatttttgtttttttaattaggaGTGCAAAAAACACATAGGgtgaacacaaaacacaacaacaaaacacaaaaacaacaataaaacagcaatatttctgaaaaataagCAGAAATGACAAATGGGTAATAGTAgaagtatttaaatagtaatagcatgtataattataatgatgatcgtattttttaactaaatattaatctCATCATACTAAGACATTACTGAGAGAAATCGAGTTACAGctgatatttatgtatatttctttTATCTAAATcttattgatttacattacaagcgaacaaaatctgaaattacttttggccatataaatatcagcaactgcatcaaattgcatatttttccaAATCAGAAGCCTGATTACAGACAAAAACGTACATGCAAACTTTTTTCCGGATTTTGTctaattgtacaataaactattctatttgaaaaaaaaaaaaaaatcatatgttcCACAGGGTTGAGTGTATGAAGCCATAACCTGCATTTATGAACCTTATGAAATCTGGTAGATACTGACTTTCTAATTAATTCTTCTGTTTTCTTGTTGTTTCAAAGGATATGGAACACTTTGACGGAGAACTACGGCAATGTGATGCCAGTGGACTGGAAAACATCTCACACTCGTTCACTTCACCTGCCCACGCTGAACATCAGACCTCAGGAGGTGAGATTCATGTGTCCATCCATTCATGCCTCTCTCTTTCAATCAGTACAGACAGAGCTCTTACTGTACGTGTGTGTATTTCAGACGGGGGAGGTCAATAATCTTGATGTGTCTGATGACGAGGAGCTCAGAGATCAGATGGACATGCACACCATCATCATCTCATGTGTGAACGAGGAGCCGCTGTTCACTGCAGAACAGGTTTATACACTTCATACCTTTGAGACTAAATTAGTGAGGGCCAGTTATAGATGCAATAATAACTTTCCTCGATCATAGAAACCTGTTAACAGCAGTTGATTTAATGCCGAACATGATTTGGGTGTTTTATAACCTCATAACCTGTGTGTTACTCAGGTCATAGAAGAGATTGAAGAGATCATGCAGCAGTCTCCAGACGACGAGGAATATGAGAGTCCGTCTCAGTTTGACCTCTCCTTGATGTCGCATGAGTTACATGTGCTCACACAATCCACATCCAGAAGCAGCTGCGAGGAGCGTAAGTACTGCATGTGTGTATTCATGGCTTTTTAGTGTCAGCTGAACCCCTTTTGACCTAAAATATttcaagttaatatttcaataatttaactaCATTTTTGCATGGTTCTCTGATTTTAGTTAATGGTCATGTGGCATCCaggtatacaaataaaatatttcatctttttgttgttttatttt
This genomic interval carries:
- the LOC113075058 gene encoding fasciculation and elongation protein zeta-2-like encodes the protein MAAPVAPLDEDWADFNEFKVAESHTSWTAAPENSPQILCSISFDETLSASFPSSLSACTNVSVSESELLRDDEIWNTLTENYGNVMPVDWKTSHTRSLHLPTLNIRPQETGEVNNLDVSDDEELRDQMDMHTIIISCVNEEPLFTAEQVIEEIEEIMQQSPDDEEYESPSQFDLSLMSHELHVLTQSTSRSSCEERLRGLCVSELLERLEEVERQIRGFSEELIDQLAVREELDYEKEVKNTFISALIDVQNRQKEHRELLKKKRKIKATGGNQISNRSHVPGTYLTTVIPYDKSSGAPSVEDLQILTKILHAMREDSDTVPALLTSYILKVLCPT